One genomic segment of Naumovozyma castellii chromosome 7, complete genome includes these proteins:
- the HMS1 gene encoding Hms1p (ancestral locus Anc_5.624) produces the protein MLNKLNAKRQVSLGNPIQMKETESGTERIFQFIPSYKEQEQQMNENVVATNNDDINFNLNSFKTPNSMDPFDESSNPVFDFVHNNLNMGLSFVAQGTKVNDDDEQSDGVVLKTEEEPGLGVAFDDMDGKYRKSVSSTTSSASAVRRRRGKTDHNIIEKKYRRNLNDKMLKLRDMVPSLRVTHKKNSKVPLDNKDFSDLAHLKPTRKLNKGSILTMTIEYIEYLQEQNKEYKVINEKLREQTGKNPESKTNASSNIVSPIADNSTGKQSLMSNSSTATSNENFFREAETICSRSSSVSTYSPEVMARTTNLLDTLMDEKPLYSNTYQNCAENGRDNNNQNSNNVNGLESLRMESLKFEPLVQTFGFPNGGN, from the coding sequence ATGCTCAACAAATTGAACGCCAAAAGACAAGTCTCGCTAGGAAACCCAATTCAAATGAAGGAAACAGAAAGTGGTACAGAACGtatattccaattcattCCCAGTTATaaggaacaagaacaacagATGAACGAGAATGTTGTTGCAACCAATAACGATGACATTAACTTTAATCTCAATTCGTTTAAGACACCTAATAGCATGGATCCCTTTGATGAGTCATCTAACCCTGTTTTCGATTTTGttcataataatttaaatatggGATTAAGTTTTGTAGCACAAGGTACAAAAGTaaacgatgatgatgaacaaTCTGATGGTGTTGTTCTTAAGACTGAGGAGGAGCCTGGATTGGGGGTTGCTTTTGATGATATGGATGGAAAATATCGCAAAAGTGTAAGTTCGACAACTTCCAGTGCTAGTGCTGTGAGAAGAAGGCGTGGTAAGACAGACCATAacatcattgaaaaaaaatatagaagaaatttaaacGATAAGATGCTGAAATTAAGAGACATGGTTCCAAGCTTAAGAGTGACTCATAAGAAGAATTCCAAGGTTCCACTAGACAATAAAGATTTTTCAGATTTAGCACATTTAAAGCCAACAAGAAAACTGAATAAGGGGTCCATCCTTACGATGACTATCGAATATATTGAATACTTGcaagaacaaaataaagaatacaAGGTCATCAATGAAAAACTACGAGAGCAAACTGGGAAAAATCCTGAATCAAAAACCAATGCGAGTAGTAATATCGTATCACCAATAGCAGATAATTCTACAGGAAAGCAATCCTTAATGAGTAATAGCAGTACGGCAACGTCTAATGAAAACTTCTTTAGAGAAGCAGAAACTATATGTTCAAGAAGTTCATCTGTCTCAACATATTCTCCAGAGGTTATGGCCAGGACAACAAATTTATTGGATACATTAATGGATGAGAAGCCATTATATTCTAACACATACCAGAACTGTGCTGAGAATGGACGTGACAACAATAACCAGAATAGTAATAATGTGAATGGTTTGGAGTCATTAAGAATGGAGTCTCTTAAATTCGAACCATTAGTGCAAACTTTTGGGTTTCCAAATGGCGGAAATTAA
- the DFG16 gene encoding Dfg16p (ancestral locus Anc_5.622), with protein sequence MRIRVLFPLLFWLSLIIHTVPGHYLPRRPLGPPPLHNRDRNKNFMNRDDILPFLNRRHHRQPYPPPLPFPNPTHTISLPPVPPPISHNPHYQNFTQLYQYLMSNHNASSTYYLSELISETILDVYRNHCQVNVLNSGFLTINNTDTDSKFLNFDNATLNSPALFLRCNKNTTFTTSNGTIYDSGMYFASILKIFAETAPHLPLTNHTDPILQRDHFMDGMIMITFNATAICVGSWMIYLLLLLLPSDNHNNKRIIVHIYVLFFAVVHTAQLKDAVDLVFKVQYLGNYQNSQNYENKIVNSNTYRVCEIVSNVLSNINWILLVFYMYHNNNEINFPQLKRFTPRWLNTKNRLIFIVGSLLSISDNIMYGILLWKKDLDVLRGFYKALELTIYSLFIYLISAFIWNNFGFILTPRRIKQQREKNSIKKKFQLLWNDYHETIPLMIYNFVVFVLSFVLTILFTANNFYLQRWKYDIIYFLKLLITTNVWGLFGVLEKREIILHKRTVLGRKITNSDKYFSNPFMEYSDNDENGTLDNQSISNNNNEDCKHLKLSLSYPLTIWRSGIKRFKDHRALHKESNKLRTKHQLQKNDNTLLSATTLRSGRNLSPSFSSVHEQHIYDSDAISQETELTRNFIYDHD encoded by the coding sequence ATGCGAATAAGAGTACTATTTCCTTTGCTGTTTTGGCTTTCCCTTATCATACACACTGTTCCCGGTCACTATCTGCCGAGAAGGCCCTTGGGTCCACCGCCTCTTCATAACAGGGATAGGAATAAAAATTTTATGAATAGAGATGATATCTTACCATTTCTCAACCGTAGACATCATCGGCAACCCTATCCTCCACCACTGCCGTTTCCAAATCCAACACATACAATTTCTCTTCCTCCTGTACCACCACCGATCAGTCATAATCctcattatcaaaattttaCACAATTATATCAATATCTAATGAGCAATCATAATGCATCATCCACATATTATCTTTCAGAACTAATCAGTGAAACTATACTAGATGTCTATCGAAATCACTGTCAAGTAAATGTACTAAATAGTGGATTCCTTACTATAAATAACACTGATACCgattcaaaatttctcaattttgataatgCAACTTTAAACTCACCTGCTCTATTCTTAAGATGCAATAAAAATACTACCTTTACCACCAGTAATGGTACCATATACGACTCAGGAATGTATTTTGCATCTATTCTGAAGATATTTGCTGAAACTGCACCACATTTACCGTTAACAAACCACACCGATCCGATCTTACAAAGAGATCATTTCATGGATGGAATGATTATGATTACTTTTAATGCTACAGCAATATGTGTTGGGTCatggatgatttatttgttaTTGTTGCTCCTGCCTTCAGATAATCACAACAATAAACGTATCATTGTTCATATTTATGTGCTATTCTTCGCAGTGGTACATACAGCACAGTTAAAGGACGCTGTCGATCTAGTATTTAAAGTGCAATATTTGGGTAACTACCAAAATTCTCAAaattatgaaaataaaatcgTTAACTCTAACACTTATAGAGTTTGTGAAATCGTTTCCAATGTATTATCGAATATTAATTGGATCCTATTAGTGTTTTACATGtatcataataataatgaaattaattttcCCCAATTAAAAAGATTCACTCCACGTTGGTTAAACACCAAGAACAGATTGATATTTATTGTTGGATCACTACTCAGCATCTCTGACAATATAATGTATGGAATTCTACTTTGGAAGAAAGACCTTGATGTCCTACGGGGGTTTTACAAGGCCCTTGAACtaacaatatattcattattcatcTACTTAATTTCTGCAtttatttggaataattttgGTTTCATATTAACACCTCGAAGAATAAAACAACAACgggaaaaaaattcaataaagaaaaaatttcaattgttgtGGAATGATTATCATGAGACCATCccattgatgatttatAATTTTGTCGTGTTTGTGTTATCGTTTGTGTTAACAATATTATTCACAGCTAATAATTTTTACTTACAAAGATGGAAGTATGACATCATTTACttcttaaaattattaattacCACAAACGTTTGGGGTCTCTTTGGTGTATTAGagaaaagagaaattatATTACACAAGAGAACTGTCTTGGGAAGGAAAATTACTAATTCggataaatatttctccaACCCTTTCATGGAATATtctgataatgatgaaaatggaaCTTTGGACAACCAATCCAtctccaataataataatgagGATTGcaaacatttgaaattgagtCTATCATATCCACTGACCATATGGAGATCAGGAATAAAACGGTTCAAAGATCACAGAGCCTTACATAAGGaatcaaacaaattaaGAACAAAACATCAATTGCAGAAAAATGACAATACACTGTTGTCGGCAACAACATTGAGGTCTGGTAGAAATTTGTCGCCctcattttcttcagttCACGAGCAGCATATATACGACAGCGATGCCATTTCACAGGAAACAGAACTAACAAGAAACTTTATATACGATCATGACTAA
- the CIN5 gene encoding Cin5p (ancestral locus Anc_5.619) — MIKIMMQDKVSQQPRNVNIAGTNSNSNMHILQPVMQGVTNCSPPHNFFNNNPNATYVYTPSSSLNSNANSNSSLNLPATAVSAPSSAPMPMQTSYRYQLPPVQNYNNTMPSQQPIYERRHSVSIGELNENNNSLNQSQNIAMLQSVPMRRSCQTTAPSTLRDSSSITLPPILPTSTGNTKNPSRGSFSDDPLGIVVYNQGERLNEYGQLIGKSGKLLRNTRRAAQNRNAQKAFRKRREQYIKNLEEKSRKFDSIVKENESLKRSIHLLKQQLNK; from the coding sequence ATgatcaaaataatgatgcaAGACAAAGTTTCACAACAACCAAGAAACGTCAATATTGCCGGTACAAATTCTAATAGCAACATGCACATTTTACAACCCGTCATGCAAGGCGTCACTAATTGCTCACCACCGcacaatttcttcaataataacCCAAATGCCACCTACGTGTACACTCCAAGTTCCAgtttaaattcaaatgcCAACTCTAATTCCTCATTAAATCTCCCAGCAACAGCCGTTTCTGCTCCTTCCTCTGCCCCTATGCCCATGCAAACATCATATAGGTACCAATTGCCCCCAGTTCagaattataataatacaatgCCATCGCAGCAACCAATTTATGAAAGAAGACATTCTGTCTCCATTGGGGAActaaatgaaaataataacagtCTTAATCAATCACAAAACATAGCCATGTTACAGAGTGTTCCAATGAGAAGATCGTGTCAAACTACAGCACCTTCCACCCTTCGAGACTCATCATCAATCACATTACCTCCAATACTGCCCACTTCAACTGGTAACACTAAGAACCCTTCTAGAGGCTCTTTCTCAGATGACCCCTTAGGAATTGTAGTTTATAATCAAGGGGAGAGATTAAATGAATATGGTCAACTCATAGGTAAATCAGGTAAACTTCTAAGGAACACAAGGAGAGCTGCTCAAAATAGAAATGCTCAAAAGGCATTCAGAAAGCGTAGAGAACAATACATTAAAAActtggaagaaaaatcaaGAAAGTTCGATTCCATTGTCaaggaaaatgaatcattaaagagaagtatacatttattaaaacaacaattaaacaaataa
- the STI1 gene encoding Hsp90 cochaperone STI1 (ancestral locus Anc_5.617), with translation MSTADELKQKGNAAFASKDFTGAIEYFTEAIAASTTPNHVLYSNRSACYTSLKQFQEALNDAQQCVKINPDWSKGYNRMGAAHLGLGDLDDAESNYKKALELDSNNKAASEGLEQVHRVQESRKSRPDFGMTEMFSDPNLIEKLRQNPKTKDMMNDPSLVAKLQSYKSNPQGLSSDLMGDPRLMTIMATLLGIDLNMPDLNQSNSMPKEPKEEQTSEQQKPEPTKEEKNTEPEPMDVDQEGDNEGEDETAKAIAAADAAKAEGNKLYKSHKFDEAIAEYNKAWDLHKDITYLNNRSAAEFEKGDFETAMNTLNEAVEQGRELRADYKLIAKSFARMGNAYSKQKNLKKAIEYYQKSLTEHRTADILTKLRTCEKELKKQEIEEYINPEKAEEARLEGKEYFTKSDWPNAVKAYTEMIKRAPEDARGYSNRAAALAKLMSFPEAIKDCEKAIEKDPNFVRAYLRKATAQIAIKDFVKALETLEEAKKKDDEVNNGASSNEIMKLQMKATQERFQAPTGNETPEETYKRAMQDPEVAAIMQDPVMQSILQQAQNDPAALQEHMKNPEISKKIQVLVSAGIIRTGYR, from the coding sequence atgagTACTgctgatgaattgaaacagAAGGGTAATGCCGCCTTTGCCAGTAAAGATTTTACAGGAgcaattgaatatttcacCGAGGCTATTGCAGCTTCAACCACCCCCAATCACGTCTTATATTCAAATAGATCTGCATGTTACACATCGTTGAAGCAATTCCAAGAAGCTTTAAACGATGCTCAACAGTGTGTGAAAATTAACCCAGATTGGTCTAAAGGTTACAACAGAATGGGTGCTGCTCATTTAGGACTAGGGGATCTTGATGATGCTGAGAGTAATTATAAGAAAGCGTTGGAGTTAGATAGCAATAACAAAGCTGCTAGTGAAGGTTTAGAGCAAGTGCATCGTGTTCAAGAATCCAGAAAGAGTAGACCTGATTTCGGTATGACTGAAATGTTCAGCGATCCAAATTTAATCGAAAAATTAAGACAAAATCCAAAGACAAAAGACATGATGAATGATCCTTCATTGGTCGCTAAATTACAAAGCTATAAGAGTAATCCTCAAGGGTTAAGTAGTGATTTGATGGGTGATCCAAGATTGATGACAATTATGGCTACTTTATTAGGTATTGACCTAAATATGCCAGATTTAAACCAATCAAACTCCATGCCAAAGGAaccaaaagaagaacaaactTCTGAGCAACAGAAACCTGAACCTACgaaggaagaaaagaatacTGAACCTGAACCAATGGATGTGGATCAAGAGGGGGACAACGAAGGTGAGGATGAAACCGCTAAAGCAATTGCCGCTGCAGATGCTGCCAAGGCTGAAGGTAACAAATTGTATAAATCACACAAATTCGATGAAGCTATTGcagaatataataaagcATGGGATTTACATAAGGACATCACGTATTTGAACAATCGTTCAGCTgcagaatttgaaaagggAGACTTTGAAACAGCTATGAATACATTGAACGAAGCCGTTGAACAAGGTAGAGAATTAAGAGCTGATTATAAATTAATCGCCAAATCATTTGCACGTATGGGTAATGCTTATTCAAAGcaaaagaatttgaaaaaggCAATTGAATATTACCAAAAATCATTAACTGAACATAGGACTGCTGATATCTTAACTAAACTAAGAACTTGtgaaaaggaattgaagaaacaagaaattgaagaatatattaaCCCTGAAAAGGCTGAAGAAGCCCGTTTAGAAGgtaaagaatatttcacCAAAAGTGATTGGCCAAATGCTGTGAAGGCATATACTGAAATGATTAAGAGAGCTCCTGAAGATGCTCGTGGTTATTCTAACAGAGCTGCTGCATTAGCAAAGTTGATGTCATTCCCAGAAGCCATTAAAGATTGTGAAAAGGCTATTGAAAAGGATCCAAACTTTGTTAGAGCCTATTTAAGAAAGGCAACAGCACAAATTGCCATCAAAGATTTCGTTAAGGCCTTAGAAACTTTAGAGGAAGCTAAGAAgaaggatgatgaagttaaTAACGGTGCATCAAGTAATGAAATTATGAAATTGCAAATGAAGGCTACTCAAGAACGTTTCCAAGCTCCAACTGGTAATGAAACACCAGAAGAAACTTACAAGAGGGCCATGCAAGATCCTGAAGTTGCTGCAATCATGCAAGATCCAGTGATGCAAAGTATTCTACAACAAGCTCAAAATGACCCAGCTGCTTTACAGGAGCATATGAAGAATCCTGAAATTAGTAAAAAGATTCAAGTCTTAGTTTCCGCTGGTATTATTCGTACTGGATATCGTTAA
- the NCAS0G00820 gene encoding uncharacterized protein, with product MLKNTDIEKNTDPVEDPSKQKEKKISKTARCWKCFFSIWITRSFYAAIKSYWGLDGPIPMYIFYTMMAFEFIFLILVVVFAVIERKIIPKRCVDEDCILCPMLKKNPYLMVRRLHIVMTLFAILTPIIYFTVKHYIKAHPDDFLDFVDIYNWKYWVAFTVMMMDYISFISIFSGLVNIYITHPYKEFVQLKKELDLQPDLEKGLLDNSSLNK from the coding sequence ATGCTCAAGAATACTGATATAGAAAAGAATACGGACCCCGTAGAGGATCCCTCAAAGcaaaaagagaagaagatctCAAAAACTGCCAGATGCTGGAAATGTTTCTTCAGTATCTGGATTACACGTTCTTTCTACGCCGCTATTAAATCTTACTGGGGCTTAGATGGCCCTATTCCGATGTATATTTTCTACACCATGATGGCATTcgaattcatttttttaattctgGTAGTCGTCTTTGCCGTGATTGAACGTAAGATAATTCCAAAAAGATGTGTTGATGAAGATTGTATTCTTTGCCCCAtgttaaaaaaaaatccaTACCTAATGGTCAGACGTCTTCATATTGTTATGACTCTATTTGCCATCTTGACCCCCATTATCTATTTCACGGTTAAACATTATATAAAGGCGCATCCTGATGATTTCTTGGACTTCGTTGACATTTataattggaaatattggGTGGCTTTCACTGTCATGATGATGGATTACATTTCATTTATATCCATCTTTTCCGGCTTAGTTAACATCTACATTACACATCCATACAAagaatttgttcaattaaagaaggaGTTGGATTTACAACCTGATTTGGAGAAGGGTCTATTggataattcttctttgaataaataa